A single window of Thiomicrorhabdus immobilis DNA harbors:
- the minC gene encoding septum site-determining protein MinC, with protein MAANIHIQKTDFSLPVIQLSQCDVAELKQELEQFALSDSDESIAVPCILAIDNEFTEPTFLAQSLECFRQHGFLPIGLKTELDGIIQQAKYAGLAVFSEKLNQLELFDAVLLQQQVKTPIAEQNVSPKPSEKKMPVILHRSITSGEQIYAEHNDLVVLGDVAVDAEVIADGNIYIGGSLMGKAYAGNSGLMNVDEISVRATSFEPQLISIAGFYQLYEDIPTKYLGLAVKVKFEAQRFEYRLE; from the coding sequence ATGGCGGCAAATATTCATATCCAGAAAACCGATTTTTCCCTTCCTGTTATTCAACTATCGCAATGTGATGTTGCAGAATTAAAACAAGAGCTTGAGCAATTTGCATTAAGTGACTCTGATGAAAGCATTGCTGTACCTTGTATTCTCGCAATTGACAATGAGTTTACCGAGCCAACTTTTTTAGCCCAATCATTGGAGTGTTTTCGACAGCATGGTTTTTTACCTATTGGCCTTAAGACAGAGTTGGATGGCATTATCCAACAGGCTAAGTATGCTGGGCTGGCAGTGTTTAGTGAGAAATTGAATCAATTAGAACTGTTTGATGCCGTTTTGTTACAGCAGCAGGTTAAAACTCCGATTGCAGAACAGAATGTCAGTCCCAAACCGTCCGAGAAAAAAATGCCCGTCATTTTGCACCGTAGCATCACCAGTGGCGAACAAATCTACGCTGAACATAACGACTTGGTCGTTTTAGGTGATGTTGCCGTTGATGCTGAAGTGATTGCGGATGGAAATATCTACATTGGCGGAAGCCTGATGGGCAAAGCGTATGCTGGAAATTCCGGCTTAATGAATGTGGACGAAATCAGTGTGCGAGCGACTTCATTTGAACCTCAGTTGATCAGTATTGCAGGTTTCTATCAATTGTATGAAGACATCCCAACTAAATACCTGGGCTTGGCTGTCAAAGTGAAGTTTGAAGCACAGCGATTCGAATACCGTTTAGAGTAG
- a CDS encoding CsiV family protein: MQILTRLFLLKTRLILILAFANLALLSTQSQAQAPSYTIEVIVFEHLSLKGWTEEYWPDDIQLPSTRGSTSVFTRNQKPLWIDRRNQTLAGTENQLNKKGYRVLFHQAWSQMAYANKNAPTVLIENDQKVGSNLIGTVRLYKTRFAHVDFDLEFERRIPTKIMDEFAQNQNLSNGEHPTHWRFNLKESRKIKPGELHYIDHPLFGILVKVEPNE; the protein is encoded by the coding sequence ATGCAAATATTAACACGTTTATTTTTATTAAAAACTCGCCTTATATTGATTTTAGCTTTTGCTAATCTAGCATTACTATCAACACAATCGCAGGCACAAGCACCCTCTTATACGATTGAAGTGATTGTGTTTGAACACTTGAGTTTAAAAGGATGGACAGAGGAATATTGGCCAGATGACATTCAACTGCCAAGCACTCGAGGAAGTACATCGGTTTTCACTCGTAATCAAAAACCACTATGGATCGACCGACGTAATCAAACCTTAGCGGGAACCGAAAACCAGCTTAATAAAAAAGGTTATCGTGTTTTATTTCACCAGGCCTGGTCACAAATGGCTTATGCCAATAAAAATGCCCCGACCGTTCTGATTGAGAACGACCAAAAAGTAGGTTCAAACTTAATCGGCACGGTACGTTTATACAAAACTCGTTTTGCCCATGTAGACTTCGACTTAGAGTTTGAGCGCCGTATTCCGACAAAAATTATGGATGAATTTGCCCAAAACCAAAATTTATCTAATGGGGAGCACCCTACCCATTGGCGTTTTAACCTAAAAGAGTCACGAAAAATCAAACCGGGTGAACTACATTACATCGACCACCCATTATTTGGCATCTTGGTTAAGGTTGAGCCGAATGAATAA
- the mfd gene encoding transcription-repair coupling factor: MKKLASLLSPEQITLKGHRSFWAPLTQSESALAIANRIQTSPGLVIILTENSQMANQLQENLAFFLANSTEILTFPEWETLPYDQFSPHQDIVSERLKTLYRLPSIDHGVLIVPIATFMQKVVPHDYIQQFTFMLKTGDTVDVEKFSQQLESGSYQRVGQVYEHGEFAVRGAIIDLFPMGSKTPFRIDLFDDEVESIRSFDPETQRSIEQIEKIELLPAKEFNFTKQGIDLFRNKFKDYFGDEARKAQVYKSVTEAQNIGGLEYYLPLFHEELTSLFHYLPENSLFFDFGNTEQTLDQTLMDYSERYEIGQHNPDFPLLKPAEILLQPNQFLTELKQHHRITLETVCSEKTTAIFDTQPLPDLGVQSNSEYPLAKLNAFLDLYKHKVIYSAETTGRRETLLTLLGKYQQHPQIVGTWQEAIKSNQPYCIVVSPLETSIHTEQFSVISETQIFGQTVVQKRRRKRKHDDFNTAVSNLIELDLGSPIVHIDHGVGRYLGLETLEIQGDKKEFLMIEYAGDAKLYVPVSSLHLISRYTGATPETAPLHRLGSDKWEKAKRKAAEKVRDVAAELLDVYAQRAARPGYAFKTPEEAYQRFASSFPFEETPDQQQAIEAVIEDMHSELPMDRLVCGDVGFGKTEVAMRAAFIAAYDGKQVAMLVPTTLLAHQHLENFRSRFSDWPVRIEVLSRFQTPKQQKTTLEDLKAGKVDIIIGTHKLIQKNVDYKHLGLIIIDEEHRFGVRQKEQLKKMRTEVDVLTMTATPIPRTLNMAMNDLRDLSIIATAPAKRLAVQTFVQEWNDDVVREASLREIRRGGQVYILYNQVDKIEKMVEHIEALIPEAKVTYAHGQMHERELEAVMENFYHRRYNILVCTTIIETGIDIPTANTILIHRADKFGLAQLHQLRGRVGRSHHKAYAYMFTAGKSMLTKDAEKRLTAIAKHDTLGAGFMLASHDLEIRGAGELLGDGQSGQIQEIGFGLYSELLERAVKALKSGKQPELNTALHSSSEVDLGVTALIPEDYLPDVHTRLVFYKRIASAHSKADLRELEVEMIDRFGLLPDPVKQLFAVTRIKLLIEPIGITKLDAGESMIRIQFNNEPNIDPMKLIKLIQSQPKQFQLKGQTELSFFDTMPTIEQRISAIELVIRSIATTE, encoded by the coding sequence ATGAAAAAACTTGCGTCATTACTCTCGCCAGAACAAATCACCCTTAAAGGCCACCGTTCATTTTGGGCACCTCTAACCCAATCTGAAAGCGCTTTGGCAATTGCTAATAGAATTCAAACGTCACCAGGCCTGGTGATTATTCTTACTGAAAACTCACAAATGGCCAACCAGCTCCAAGAAAACTTGGCGTTTTTTCTTGCGAACTCTACTGAAATCCTAACCTTTCCTGAGTGGGAAACCCTGCCCTATGACCAATTCTCACCGCATCAAGACATTGTTTCAGAACGACTAAAAACGCTTTATCGTCTACCCAGTATTGATCATGGTGTCTTGATTGTGCCCATCGCCACTTTCATGCAAAAAGTGGTACCGCATGATTACATTCAACAGTTTACTTTTATGCTTAAAACCGGCGACACGGTAGATGTAGAAAAATTCAGCCAGCAGCTTGAATCAGGAAGCTATCAAAGAGTCGGTCAAGTATACGAGCATGGTGAATTTGCAGTCAGAGGAGCGATTATCGACCTATTCCCGATGGGTAGTAAAACCCCATTCAGAATAGACTTGTTTGATGATGAAGTGGAATCCATCCGTAGTTTTGATCCAGAAACCCAGCGCTCTATTGAACAGATAGAAAAGATTGAATTACTACCTGCAAAGGAGTTTAACTTCACCAAGCAAGGAATTGATTTATTTAGAAATAAATTCAAAGACTATTTTGGTGATGAGGCACGAAAAGCGCAAGTTTATAAAAGCGTTACCGAGGCGCAAAACATTGGCGGTCTAGAGTATTACCTACCCTTATTTCATGAAGAACTGACCAGCCTGTTTCACTATCTGCCCGAAAATAGTCTTTTTTTCGATTTTGGCAATACCGAACAAACTCTTGATCAAACATTGATGGATTACAGTGAACGTTATGAAATTGGCCAACATAATCCAGACTTTCCGTTACTCAAGCCGGCCGAAATTTTATTACAGCCAAACCAGTTCTTAACGGAATTAAAGCAACATCATAGAATCACTCTGGAAACGGTTTGTTCGGAAAAAACCACGGCCATATTTGACACCCAACCTCTACCGGACTTAGGTGTCCAATCCAACAGTGAATATCCGCTAGCCAAACTCAACGCCTTCCTAGACCTCTATAAACACAAGGTCATATACAGTGCCGAAACCACCGGTCGTCGTGAAACCTTACTCACCCTGCTTGGGAAATATCAACAACACCCTCAAATTGTCGGAACCTGGCAGGAAGCGATCAAATCCAATCAGCCATACTGCATTGTCGTTAGTCCGTTAGAGACGTCAATCCATACCGAGCAATTCAGTGTAATCTCTGAAACCCAAATTTTTGGGCAAACCGTCGTTCAGAAGCGTCGCCGTAAGCGTAAACACGATGACTTCAATACCGCTGTCAGTAACTTGATAGAACTCGACTTAGGCAGTCCAATCGTACACATCGACCACGGTGTTGGTCGCTATCTAGGTCTGGAAACTCTAGAAATCCAAGGCGATAAAAAAGAGTTCTTGATGATCGAATACGCAGGTGATGCAAAACTCTACGTTCCAGTTTCATCGCTACACCTAATCAGCCGTTATACCGGTGCCACTCCAGAAACTGCACCTCTGCACCGTTTAGGCAGCGATAAATGGGAAAAGGCCAAACGTAAGGCCGCAGAAAAAGTCCGCGATGTAGCTGCAGAGTTATTGGATGTTTACGCACAACGTGCCGCCAGACCCGGTTACGCCTTTAAAACACCCGAGGAAGCTTACCAACGCTTTGCCTCCAGCTTTCCATTTGAAGAAACCCCCGATCAACAACAAGCGATAGAAGCCGTTATCGAAGATATGCATTCGGAACTTCCGATGGATCGACTGGTTTGCGGTGATGTTGGTTTCGGTAAAACCGAAGTCGCCATGCGTGCGGCTTTTATTGCCGCCTACGATGGTAAACAAGTCGCCATGCTTGTGCCAACTACCCTATTGGCGCATCAGCACCTGGAAAATTTCAGAAGCCGTTTTTCGGATTGGCCGGTACGTATTGAAGTGCTGTCACGTTTTCAAACGCCAAAACAGCAAAAAACTACTTTAGAAGACCTTAAGGCCGGCAAAGTCGACATCATTATCGGCACCCACAAATTGATTCAAAAGAATGTCGATTACAAACATCTGGGGTTAATCATCATTGATGAAGAGCATCGTTTCGGGGTCAGGCAAAAAGAGCAACTTAAAAAGATGCGCACCGAAGTGGATGTCTTAACCATGACCGCCACACCAATCCCACGAACGCTGAATATGGCCATGAATGACCTTAGAGACCTATCCATTATCGCCACTGCGCCCGCCAAACGCCTTGCGGTACAAACCTTCGTGCAGGAATGGAATGACGATGTGGTCAGAGAGGCATCCCTGCGTGAAATTCGTCGAGGCGGCCAGGTTTACATTCTTTATAATCAAGTCGATAAGATTGAAAAGATGGTTGAACATATCGAGGCACTGATTCCCGAAGCCAAGGTGACTTACGCCCACGGGCAAATGCACGAACGTGAACTGGAAGCGGTGATGGAAAATTTCTATCATCGCCGTTATAACATCCTAGTTTGCACCACTATCATTGAGACCGGTATCGACATTCCTACCGCCAACACCATCCTCATCCATCGTGCCGATAAATTCGGTTTAGCTCAGCTACACCAGCTACGAGGCCGTGTCGGACGTTCACATCACAAAGCTTACGCTTATATGTTTACCGCTGGAAAATCGATGTTGACCAAGGACGCCGAAAAACGCCTCACTGCGATAGCCAAACACGATACCTTAGGAGCGGGCTTTATGCTTGCCAGTCATGATTTGGAAATCCGCGGTGCGGGTGAACTTTTAGGTGATGGGCAATCAGGACAGATTCAGGAGATTGGATTTGGCTTGTACAGTGAACTGCTTGAACGTGCCGTTAAAGCTCTCAAGTCGGGCAAACAACCTGAACTCAATACCGCATTACATAGTAGTAGCGAAGTTGATTTGGGGGTAACCGCCTTGATTCCCGAAGACTATTTGCCCGATGTGCACACCCGTTTGGTTTTCTACAAACGCATTGCCAGCGCTCACAGCAAAGCCGACCTACGTGAACTGGAAGTAGAGATGATTGATCGCTTTGGTTTACTGCCTGACCCGGTTAAACAATTGTTTGCAGTGACCCGGATTAAACTGCTCATCGAACCGATTGGCATCACCAAGCTTGATGCTGGGGAATCGATGATTCGCATTCAGTTCAATAATGAACCAAACATTGACCCAATGAAGCTGATTAAGTTAATTCAATCACAACCTAAGCAATTTCAACTAAAAGGGCAAACGGAACTGAGCTTTTTCGATACAATGCCCACTATTGAACAAAGAATATCGGCGATTGAACTGGTTATTCGCAGCATTGCAACCACCGAGTGA
- a CDS encoding MMPL family transporter, giving the protein MAHNKSKLLAVWGVISALSLLGIFNLDFSMVLPEMLLFAASLVVMSAVVGYLLESPKVAVLQLGLSVYIALMTFGSLGWLGYGLTQQSLLGLVVLMTLLSSNLVHILSTLLREMARGLFQYDAVAEALKLNASPIFLSNLTTALGFVFAAWMDPQYMSLAWLVVIGVSFSFLMSISWLPMMLLNWLLEFRVGNPADRHGLTFLAKWLEKNTLYRKGFVAISLLLGVVLIGLNWNVLQGLEQFMWLMVLFVVLFWWFWKSLGLALLNVWVNLLALLTAMTLFTWFCGDSQWAFLLWMVPLGLIVDDGIHFFSRYARAKYTVFSEPKSAVVFAMASVGRPIWITSWVLFSGLAVLLFSENQMVYQASLLTMLALVIATILILTVLPAILMTKRN; this is encoded by the coding sequence ATGGCTCATAACAAATCAAAATTACTTGCTGTTTGGGGTGTAATCAGTGCGTTAAGTTTGCTTGGAATCTTTAATTTAGATTTTTCAATGGTGTTGCCGGAAATGCTTTTGTTTGCAGCGAGCTTGGTTGTAATGAGTGCCGTTGTGGGATATTTGTTGGAGTCACCTAAGGTAGCGGTTTTACAATTAGGGCTAAGTGTTTATATTGCCTTGATGACGTTTGGATCTTTAGGTTGGTTGGGGTATGGCTTAACTCAGCAATCACTTTTGGGTTTGGTGGTTCTAATGACATTGTTAAGCAGTAACTTGGTCCATATTCTAAGTACCTTGTTGCGAGAGATGGCCAGGGGGTTGTTTCAATATGATGCCGTTGCGGAAGCTTTGAAATTGAATGCATCACCGATCTTTTTATCCAATCTAACGACTGCGCTAGGGTTTGTGTTTGCTGCATGGATGGATCCTCAGTACATGAGCTTGGCATGGTTGGTTGTGATTGGTGTGAGTTTTAGTTTTTTAATGAGTATCAGTTGGTTGCCGATGATGCTTTTAAACTGGTTGTTGGAGTTTAGGGTGGGGAATCCAGCAGATAGGCACGGCTTGACCTTTTTGGCGAAATGGCTTGAGAAAAATACCTTATATAGAAAAGGCTTTGTTGCGATAAGCTTGCTTTTAGGGGTTGTTCTAATCGGTTTGAATTGGAATGTCTTGCAGGGACTTGAACAGTTCATGTGGTTGATGGTTTTGTTTGTAGTGCTGTTTTGGTGGTTTTGGAAAAGTCTGGGGTTAGCTTTGCTAAATGTGTGGGTTAATTTGCTCGCCTTACTTACAGCGATGACACTGTTCACTTGGTTCTGTGGTGACTCTCAATGGGCTTTTTTGTTATGGATGGTGCCATTAGGGTTGATTGTCGATGATGGGATTCACTTTTTCTCACGTTACGCCCGTGCAAAATATACCGTTTTTTCAGAACCGAAGTCAGCGGTTGTTTTTGCAATGGCAAGTGTCGGTCGACCTATTTGGATCACCTCTTGGGTATTGTTTTCAGGTTTGGCGGTTTTATTGTTCAGTGAAAACCAAATGGTATATCAGGCCAGTCTATTGACCATGTTAGCCCTGGTTATCGCCACGATTCTCATATTGACAGTGCTTCCTGCTATTTTAATGACAAAAAGAAATTAA